In Vitis vinifera cultivar Pinot Noir 40024 chromosome 11, ASM3070453v1, a genomic segment contains:
- the LOC100246520 gene encoding homeobox protein knotted-1-like 13 isoform X4 has protein sequence MAFHNQLSHDMALQHFTDSHLTENTAVLRGILPEQLGQSSSDGAGKPPSHQQLGGGGGGGGPTWLNNAILRQQSQYADGSFLHLQTNSDSTSSPATATTTTNQWLSRSMSNVGAQNDDVPVSSGSVIAAISADLNGNQEKRNGGNNQNRGDNNGEDMLDCDSGGNWENARYKADILAHPLYEQLLSAHVSCLRIATPVDQLPRIDAQLAQSQGVVTKYSVLANQPLDDKELDQFMTHYVLLLCSFKEQLQQHVRVHAMEAVMACWELEQSLQSLTGVSPGEGTGATMSDDEDDQADSEINLFDGSLDGPDSMGFGPLVPTETERSLMERVRQELKHELKQGYKEKIVDIREEILRKRRAGKLPGDTTSLLKAWWQSHSKWPYPTEEDKARLVQETGLHLKQINNWFINQRKRNWHSNPSSSAVLKTKRKRSNAGEINNDHFL, from the exons ATGGCGTTTCACAACCAGCTCTCCCACGATATGGCTCTCCAGCATTTCACGGACTCGCACTTGACTGAGAACACGGCCGTTTTGCGGGGAATATTGCCGGAGCAGCTAGGCCAGTCGTCTTCCGATGGTGCCGGAAAACCGCCTAGTCACCAGCAGCTGGGAGGAGGAGGCGGCGGCGGCGGCCCGACGTGGCTCAACAACGCAATTCTGCGGCAGCAGAGTCAATACGCCGATGGGAGCTTCCTCCACTTGCAGACGAATTCGGATTCGACGTCCTCTCCGGCGACGGCCACGACGACGACCAACCAGTGGCTCTCGCGATCGATGAGCAACGTGGGCGCCCAAAACGACGACGTTCCGGTGTCTAGCGGGTCCGTGATTGCTGCTATATCGGCGGATTTGAACGGTAATCAGGAGAAGAGAAACGGAGGGAACAATCAGAACCGGGGCGATAACAATGGTGAGGACATGCTGGATTGTGATTCTGGAGGGAATTGGGAAAATGCGAGGTACAAAGCCGATATCTTGGCCCATCCTTTGTATGAACAGTTGCTTTCCGCTCACGTTTCATGCCTCCGAATCGCGACGCCTGTCGACCAGTTGCCGAGGATCGATGCGCAGCTGGCGCAATCTCAGGGCGTTGTAACCAAGTATTCGGTCCTTGCAAATCAGCCTTTGGATGATAAGGAGCTCGATCAGTTCATG ACACATTATGTTCTATTGCTGTGTTCATTTAAAGAACAATTGCAACAACACGTCCGTGTTCATGCTATGGAAGCCGTAATGGCTTGTTGGGAGCTTGAGCAATCTCTACAAAGTTTAACAG GTGTATCACCAGGTGAAGGCACTGGTGCAACAATGtctgatgatgaagatgacCAGGCAGATAGTGAGATCAACTTGTTTGATGGAAGTCTGGATGGGCCAGACAGCATGGGGTTTGGCCCTCTTGTTCCAACTGAAACCGAAAGGTCCTTGATGGAGCGTGTCAGGCAAGAGTTGAAGCATGAGCTCAAACAG GGATACAAGGAAAAGATTGTGGACATTAGAGAGGAAATTCTTCGTAAGAGAAGAGCTGGAAAACTACCTGGTGACACTACCTCCCTCTTGAAAGCCTGGTGGCAATCACATTCCAAGTGGCCTTATCCAACA gaGGAAGACAAAGCACGACTGGTGCAGGAAACAGGCTTGCATTTAAAGCAGATCAATAACTGGTTCATCAACCAAAGGAAACGGAATTGGCACAGCAATCCTTCATCTTCTGCAGTTTTGAAGACCAAGCGAAAGAG aagTAATGCAGGTGAAATCAACAATGATCACTTTTTGTAA
- the LOC100246520 gene encoding homeobox protein knotted-1-like 13 isoform X1, producing the protein MAFHNQLSHDMALQHFTDSHLTENTAVLRGILPEQLGQSSSDGAGKPPSHQQLGGGGGGGGPTWLNNAILRQQSQYADGSFLHLQTNSDSTSSPATATTTTNQWLSRSMSNVGAQNDDVPVSSGSVIAAISADLNGNQEKRNGGNNQNRGDNNGEDMLDCDSGGNWENARYKADILAHPLYEQLLSAHVSCLRIATPVDQLPRIDAQLAQSQGVVTKYSVLANQPLDDKELDQFMTHYVLLLCSFKEQLQQHVRVHAMEAVMACWELEQSLQSLTGVSPGEGTGATMSDDEDDQADSEINLFDGSLDGPDSMGFGPLVPTETERSLMERVRQELKHELKQVSIHQFHCIAYMNPIRIIKSGFQGYKEKIVDIREEILRKRRAGKLPGDTTSLLKAWWQSHSKWPYPTEEDKARLVQETGLHLKQINNWFINQRKRNWHSNPSSSAVLKTKRKRSNAGEINNDHFL; encoded by the exons ATGGCGTTTCACAACCAGCTCTCCCACGATATGGCTCTCCAGCATTTCACGGACTCGCACTTGACTGAGAACACGGCCGTTTTGCGGGGAATATTGCCGGAGCAGCTAGGCCAGTCGTCTTCCGATGGTGCCGGAAAACCGCCTAGTCACCAGCAGCTGGGAGGAGGAGGCGGCGGCGGCGGCCCGACGTGGCTCAACAACGCAATTCTGCGGCAGCAGAGTCAATACGCCGATGGGAGCTTCCTCCACTTGCAGACGAATTCGGATTCGACGTCCTCTCCGGCGACGGCCACGACGACGACCAACCAGTGGCTCTCGCGATCGATGAGCAACGTGGGCGCCCAAAACGACGACGTTCCGGTGTCTAGCGGGTCCGTGATTGCTGCTATATCGGCGGATTTGAACGGTAATCAGGAGAAGAGAAACGGAGGGAACAATCAGAACCGGGGCGATAACAATGGTGAGGACATGCTGGATTGTGATTCTGGAGGGAATTGGGAAAATGCGAGGTACAAAGCCGATATCTTGGCCCATCCTTTGTATGAACAGTTGCTTTCCGCTCACGTTTCATGCCTCCGAATCGCGACGCCTGTCGACCAGTTGCCGAGGATCGATGCGCAGCTGGCGCAATCTCAGGGCGTTGTAACCAAGTATTCGGTCCTTGCAAATCAGCCTTTGGATGATAAGGAGCTCGATCAGTTCATG ACACATTATGTTCTATTGCTGTGTTCATTTAAAGAACAATTGCAACAACACGTCCGTGTTCATGCTATGGAAGCCGTAATGGCTTGTTGGGAGCTTGAGCAATCTCTACAAAGTTTAACAG GTGTATCACCAGGTGAAGGCACTGGTGCAACAATGtctgatgatgaagatgacCAGGCAGATAGTGAGATCAACTTGTTTGATGGAAGTCTGGATGGGCCAGACAGCATGGGGTTTGGCCCTCTTGTTCCAACTGAAACCGAAAGGTCCTTGATGGAGCGTGTCAGGCAAGAGTTGAAGCATGAGCTCAAACAGGTAAGCATACATCAATTTCATTGTATTGCTTATATGAATCCAATAAGGATAATCAAATCCGGTTTTCAGGGATACAAGGAAAAGATTGTGGACATTAGAGAGGAAATTCTTCGTAAGAGAAGAGCTGGAAAACTACCTGGTGACACTACCTCCCTCTTGAAAGCCTGGTGGCAATCACATTCCAAGTGGCCTTATCCAACA gaGGAAGACAAAGCACGACTGGTGCAGGAAACAGGCTTGCATTTAAAGCAGATCAATAACTGGTTCATCAACCAAAGGAAACGGAATTGGCACAGCAATCCTTCATCTTCTGCAGTTTTGAAGACCAAGCGAAAGAG aagTAATGCAGGTGAAATCAACAATGATCACTTTTTGTAA
- the LOC100246520 gene encoding homeobox protein knotted-1-like 13 isoform X5 produces MAFHNQLSHDMALQHFTDSHLTENTAVLRGILPEQLGQSSSDGAGKPPSHQQLGGGGGGGGPTWLNNAILRQQSQYADGSFLHLQTNSDSTSSPATATTTTNQWLSRSMSNVGAQNDDVPVSSGSVIAAISADLNGNQEKRNGGNNQNRGDNNGEDMLDCDSGGNWENARYKADILAHPLYEQLLSAHVSCLRIATPVDQLPRIDAQLAQSQGVVTKYSVLANQPLDDKELDQFMTHYVLLLCSFKEQLQQHVRVHAMEAVMACWELEQSLQSLTGVSPGEGTGATMSDDEDDQADSEINLFDGSLDGPDSMGFGPLVPTETERSLMERVRQELKHELKQGYKEKIVDIREEILRKRRAGKLPGDTTSLLKAWWQSHSKWPYPTEEDKARLVQETGLHLKQINNWFINQRKRNWHSNPSSSAVLKTKRKSNAGEINNDHFL; encoded by the exons ATGGCGTTTCACAACCAGCTCTCCCACGATATGGCTCTCCAGCATTTCACGGACTCGCACTTGACTGAGAACACGGCCGTTTTGCGGGGAATATTGCCGGAGCAGCTAGGCCAGTCGTCTTCCGATGGTGCCGGAAAACCGCCTAGTCACCAGCAGCTGGGAGGAGGAGGCGGCGGCGGCGGCCCGACGTGGCTCAACAACGCAATTCTGCGGCAGCAGAGTCAATACGCCGATGGGAGCTTCCTCCACTTGCAGACGAATTCGGATTCGACGTCCTCTCCGGCGACGGCCACGACGACGACCAACCAGTGGCTCTCGCGATCGATGAGCAACGTGGGCGCCCAAAACGACGACGTTCCGGTGTCTAGCGGGTCCGTGATTGCTGCTATATCGGCGGATTTGAACGGTAATCAGGAGAAGAGAAACGGAGGGAACAATCAGAACCGGGGCGATAACAATGGTGAGGACATGCTGGATTGTGATTCTGGAGGGAATTGGGAAAATGCGAGGTACAAAGCCGATATCTTGGCCCATCCTTTGTATGAACAGTTGCTTTCCGCTCACGTTTCATGCCTCCGAATCGCGACGCCTGTCGACCAGTTGCCGAGGATCGATGCGCAGCTGGCGCAATCTCAGGGCGTTGTAACCAAGTATTCGGTCCTTGCAAATCAGCCTTTGGATGATAAGGAGCTCGATCAGTTCATG ACACATTATGTTCTATTGCTGTGTTCATTTAAAGAACAATTGCAACAACACGTCCGTGTTCATGCTATGGAAGCCGTAATGGCTTGTTGGGAGCTTGAGCAATCTCTACAAAGTTTAACAG GTGTATCACCAGGTGAAGGCACTGGTGCAACAATGtctgatgatgaagatgacCAGGCAGATAGTGAGATCAACTTGTTTGATGGAAGTCTGGATGGGCCAGACAGCATGGGGTTTGGCCCTCTTGTTCCAACTGAAACCGAAAGGTCCTTGATGGAGCGTGTCAGGCAAGAGTTGAAGCATGAGCTCAAACAG GGATACAAGGAAAAGATTGTGGACATTAGAGAGGAAATTCTTCGTAAGAGAAGAGCTGGAAAACTACCTGGTGACACTACCTCCCTCTTGAAAGCCTGGTGGCAATCACATTCCAAGTGGCCTTATCCAACA gaGGAAGACAAAGCACGACTGGTGCAGGAAACAGGCTTGCATTTAAAGCAGATCAATAACTGGTTCATCAACCAAAGGAAACGGAATTGGCACAGCAATCCTTCATCTTCTGCAGTTTTGAAGACCAAGCGAAAGAG TAATGCAGGTGAAATCAACAATGATCACTTTTTGTAA
- the LOC100246520 gene encoding homeobox protein knotted-1-like 13 isoform X3, whose amino-acid sequence MAFHNQLSHDMALQHFTDSHLTENTAVLRGILPEQLGQSSSDGAGKPPSHQQLGGGGGGGGPTWLNNAILRQQSQYADGSFLHLQTNSDSTSSPATATTTTNQWLSRSMSNVGAQNDDVPVSSGSVIAAISADLNGNQEKRNGGNNQNRGDNNGEDMLDCDSGGNWENARYKADILAHPLYEQLLSAHVSCLRIATPVDQLPRIDAQLAQSQGVVTKYSVLANQPLDDKELDQFMTHYVLLLCSFKEQLQQHVRVHAMEAVMACWELEQSLQSLTGVSPGEGTGATMSDDEDDQADSEINLFDGSLDGPDSMGFGPLVPTETERSLMERVRQELKHELKQVSIHQFHCIAYMNPIRIIKSGFQGYKEKIVDIREEILRKRRAGKLPGDTTSLLKAWWQSHSKWPYPTEEDKARLVQETGLHLKQINNWFINQRKRNWHSNPSSSAVLKTKRKR is encoded by the exons ATGGCGTTTCACAACCAGCTCTCCCACGATATGGCTCTCCAGCATTTCACGGACTCGCACTTGACTGAGAACACGGCCGTTTTGCGGGGAATATTGCCGGAGCAGCTAGGCCAGTCGTCTTCCGATGGTGCCGGAAAACCGCCTAGTCACCAGCAGCTGGGAGGAGGAGGCGGCGGCGGCGGCCCGACGTGGCTCAACAACGCAATTCTGCGGCAGCAGAGTCAATACGCCGATGGGAGCTTCCTCCACTTGCAGACGAATTCGGATTCGACGTCCTCTCCGGCGACGGCCACGACGACGACCAACCAGTGGCTCTCGCGATCGATGAGCAACGTGGGCGCCCAAAACGACGACGTTCCGGTGTCTAGCGGGTCCGTGATTGCTGCTATATCGGCGGATTTGAACGGTAATCAGGAGAAGAGAAACGGAGGGAACAATCAGAACCGGGGCGATAACAATGGTGAGGACATGCTGGATTGTGATTCTGGAGGGAATTGGGAAAATGCGAGGTACAAAGCCGATATCTTGGCCCATCCTTTGTATGAACAGTTGCTTTCCGCTCACGTTTCATGCCTCCGAATCGCGACGCCTGTCGACCAGTTGCCGAGGATCGATGCGCAGCTGGCGCAATCTCAGGGCGTTGTAACCAAGTATTCGGTCCTTGCAAATCAGCCTTTGGATGATAAGGAGCTCGATCAGTTCATG ACACATTATGTTCTATTGCTGTGTTCATTTAAAGAACAATTGCAACAACACGTCCGTGTTCATGCTATGGAAGCCGTAATGGCTTGTTGGGAGCTTGAGCAATCTCTACAAAGTTTAACAG GTGTATCACCAGGTGAAGGCACTGGTGCAACAATGtctgatgatgaagatgacCAGGCAGATAGTGAGATCAACTTGTTTGATGGAAGTCTGGATGGGCCAGACAGCATGGGGTTTGGCCCTCTTGTTCCAACTGAAACCGAAAGGTCCTTGATGGAGCGTGTCAGGCAAGAGTTGAAGCATGAGCTCAAACAGGTAAGCATACATCAATTTCATTGTATTGCTTATATGAATCCAATAAGGATAATCAAATCCGGTTTTCAGGGATACAAGGAAAAGATTGTGGACATTAGAGAGGAAATTCTTCGTAAGAGAAGAGCTGGAAAACTACCTGGTGACACTACCTCCCTCTTGAAAGCCTGGTGGCAATCACATTCCAAGTGGCCTTATCCAACA gaGGAAGACAAAGCACGACTGGTGCAGGAAACAGGCTTGCATTTAAAGCAGATCAATAACTGGTTCATCAACCAAAGGAAACGGAATTGGCACAGCAATCCTTCATCTTCTGCAGTTTTGAAGACCAAGCGAAAGAG GTGA
- the LOC100246520 gene encoding homeobox protein knotted-1-like 13 isoform X6, whose amino-acid sequence MAFHNQLSHDMALQHFTDSHLTENTAVLRGILPEQLGQSSSDGAGKPPSHQQLGGGGGGGGPTWLNNAILRQQSQYADGSFLHLQTNSDSTSSPATATTTTNQWLSRSMSNVGAQNDDVPVSSGSVIAAISADLNGNQEKRNGGNNQNRGDNNGEDMLDCDSGGNWENARYKADILAHPLYEQLLSAHVSCLRIATPVDQLPRIDAQLAQSQGVVTKYSVLANQPLDDKELDQFMTHYVLLLCSFKEQLQQHVRVHAMEAVMACWELEQSLQSLTGVSPGEGTGATMSDDEDDQADSEINLFDGSLDGPDSMGFGPLVPTETERSLMERVRQELKHELKQGYKEKIVDIREEILRKRRAGKLPGDTTSLLKAWWQSHSKWPYPTEEDKARLVQETGLHLKQINNWFINQRKRNWHSNPSSSAVLKTKRKR is encoded by the exons ATGGCGTTTCACAACCAGCTCTCCCACGATATGGCTCTCCAGCATTTCACGGACTCGCACTTGACTGAGAACACGGCCGTTTTGCGGGGAATATTGCCGGAGCAGCTAGGCCAGTCGTCTTCCGATGGTGCCGGAAAACCGCCTAGTCACCAGCAGCTGGGAGGAGGAGGCGGCGGCGGCGGCCCGACGTGGCTCAACAACGCAATTCTGCGGCAGCAGAGTCAATACGCCGATGGGAGCTTCCTCCACTTGCAGACGAATTCGGATTCGACGTCCTCTCCGGCGACGGCCACGACGACGACCAACCAGTGGCTCTCGCGATCGATGAGCAACGTGGGCGCCCAAAACGACGACGTTCCGGTGTCTAGCGGGTCCGTGATTGCTGCTATATCGGCGGATTTGAACGGTAATCAGGAGAAGAGAAACGGAGGGAACAATCAGAACCGGGGCGATAACAATGGTGAGGACATGCTGGATTGTGATTCTGGAGGGAATTGGGAAAATGCGAGGTACAAAGCCGATATCTTGGCCCATCCTTTGTATGAACAGTTGCTTTCCGCTCACGTTTCATGCCTCCGAATCGCGACGCCTGTCGACCAGTTGCCGAGGATCGATGCGCAGCTGGCGCAATCTCAGGGCGTTGTAACCAAGTATTCGGTCCTTGCAAATCAGCCTTTGGATGATAAGGAGCTCGATCAGTTCATG ACACATTATGTTCTATTGCTGTGTTCATTTAAAGAACAATTGCAACAACACGTCCGTGTTCATGCTATGGAAGCCGTAATGGCTTGTTGGGAGCTTGAGCAATCTCTACAAAGTTTAACAG GTGTATCACCAGGTGAAGGCACTGGTGCAACAATGtctgatgatgaagatgacCAGGCAGATAGTGAGATCAACTTGTTTGATGGAAGTCTGGATGGGCCAGACAGCATGGGGTTTGGCCCTCTTGTTCCAACTGAAACCGAAAGGTCCTTGATGGAGCGTGTCAGGCAAGAGTTGAAGCATGAGCTCAAACAG GGATACAAGGAAAAGATTGTGGACATTAGAGAGGAAATTCTTCGTAAGAGAAGAGCTGGAAAACTACCTGGTGACACTACCTCCCTCTTGAAAGCCTGGTGGCAATCACATTCCAAGTGGCCTTATCCAACA gaGGAAGACAAAGCACGACTGGTGCAGGAAACAGGCTTGCATTTAAAGCAGATCAATAACTGGTTCATCAACCAAAGGAAACGGAATTGGCACAGCAATCCTTCATCTTCTGCAGTTTTGAAGACCAAGCGAAAGAG GTGA
- the SIUP1 gene encoding stress induced protein (The RefSeq protein has 2 substitutions compared to this genomic sequence) yields the protein MATSQGKPTFINNDSPLPTHVEVEEEEERGNLYEYQDPVSADGCGCGCFRLFGFNSGWSHDNNEDGHLFQARGERINTWWVKKLKKAKEFSEVLAGPKWKNFIRKLGGYFNNKNKKKNRFQYDAESYALNFDDGGDFDTEEDGLLPSSSRFPPHFPQQPPRPGS from the coding sequence ATGGCTACTTCTCAAGGGAAACCTACTTTCATCAACAACGATTCCCCCTTACCGACCCATGtggaagtagaagaagaagaggaacgAGGCAATCTCTATGAGTACCAAGACCCCGTTTCTGCTGATGGGTGCGGGTGCGGCTGTTTCAGGCTCTTTGGCTTCAACTCTGGTTGGAGCCACGACAACAACGAAGATGGGCATCTATTCCAGGCGAGAGGAGAGAGGATAAACACATGGTGGGTGAAGAAACTGAAAAAGGCGAAGGAGTTCTCTGAGGTATTGGCTGGGCCCAAGTGGAAGAACTTCATCAGGAAATTGGGTGGATATTTCAATAAcaagaagaataagaagaatCGATTTCAGTATGATGCAGAAAGCTATGCTCTGAATTTCGATGATGGTGGTGATTTTGATACAGAAGAAGATGGTCTGCTTCCTTCTTCCTCCAGGTTTCCTCCTCATTTTCCCCAGCAACCACCACGACCTGGATCATAA
- the LOC100246520 gene encoding homeobox protein knotted-1-like 13 isoform X2 codes for MAFHNQLSHDMALQHFTDSHLTENTAVLRGILPEQLGQSSSDGAGKPPSHQQLGGGGGGGGPTWLNNAILRQQSQYADGSFLHLQTNSDSTSSPATATTTTNQWLSRSMSNVGAQNDDVPVSSGSVIAAISADLNGNQEKRNGGNNQNRGDNNGEDMLDCDSGGNWENARYKADILAHPLYEQLLSAHVSCLRIATPVDQLPRIDAQLAQSQGVVTKYSVLANQPLDDKELDQFMTHYVLLLCSFKEQLQQHVRVHAMEAVMACWELEQSLQSLTGVSPGEGTGATMSDDEDDQADSEINLFDGSLDGPDSMGFGPLVPTETERSLMERVRQELKHELKQVSIHQFHCIAYMNPIRIIKSGFQGYKEKIVDIREEILRKRRAGKLPGDTTSLLKAWWQSHSKWPYPTEEDKARLVQETGLHLKQINNWFINQRKRNWHSNPSSSAVLKTKRKSNAGEINNDHFL; via the exons ATGGCGTTTCACAACCAGCTCTCCCACGATATGGCTCTCCAGCATTTCACGGACTCGCACTTGACTGAGAACACGGCCGTTTTGCGGGGAATATTGCCGGAGCAGCTAGGCCAGTCGTCTTCCGATGGTGCCGGAAAACCGCCTAGTCACCAGCAGCTGGGAGGAGGAGGCGGCGGCGGCGGCCCGACGTGGCTCAACAACGCAATTCTGCGGCAGCAGAGTCAATACGCCGATGGGAGCTTCCTCCACTTGCAGACGAATTCGGATTCGACGTCCTCTCCGGCGACGGCCACGACGACGACCAACCAGTGGCTCTCGCGATCGATGAGCAACGTGGGCGCCCAAAACGACGACGTTCCGGTGTCTAGCGGGTCCGTGATTGCTGCTATATCGGCGGATTTGAACGGTAATCAGGAGAAGAGAAACGGAGGGAACAATCAGAACCGGGGCGATAACAATGGTGAGGACATGCTGGATTGTGATTCTGGAGGGAATTGGGAAAATGCGAGGTACAAAGCCGATATCTTGGCCCATCCTTTGTATGAACAGTTGCTTTCCGCTCACGTTTCATGCCTCCGAATCGCGACGCCTGTCGACCAGTTGCCGAGGATCGATGCGCAGCTGGCGCAATCTCAGGGCGTTGTAACCAAGTATTCGGTCCTTGCAAATCAGCCTTTGGATGATAAGGAGCTCGATCAGTTCATG ACACATTATGTTCTATTGCTGTGTTCATTTAAAGAACAATTGCAACAACACGTCCGTGTTCATGCTATGGAAGCCGTAATGGCTTGTTGGGAGCTTGAGCAATCTCTACAAAGTTTAACAG GTGTATCACCAGGTGAAGGCACTGGTGCAACAATGtctgatgatgaagatgacCAGGCAGATAGTGAGATCAACTTGTTTGATGGAAGTCTGGATGGGCCAGACAGCATGGGGTTTGGCCCTCTTGTTCCAACTGAAACCGAAAGGTCCTTGATGGAGCGTGTCAGGCAAGAGTTGAAGCATGAGCTCAAACAGGTAAGCATACATCAATTTCATTGTATTGCTTATATGAATCCAATAAGGATAATCAAATCCGGTTTTCAGGGATACAAGGAAAAGATTGTGGACATTAGAGAGGAAATTCTTCGTAAGAGAAGAGCTGGAAAACTACCTGGTGACACTACCTCCCTCTTGAAAGCCTGGTGGCAATCACATTCCAAGTGGCCTTATCCAACA gaGGAAGACAAAGCACGACTGGTGCAGGAAACAGGCTTGCATTTAAAGCAGATCAATAACTGGTTCATCAACCAAAGGAAACGGAATTGGCACAGCAATCCTTCATCTTCTGCAGTTTTGAAGACCAAGCGAAAGAG TAATGCAGGTGAAATCAACAATGATCACTTTTTGTAA